From one Rhodamnia argentea isolate NSW1041297 chromosome 1, ASM2092103v1, whole genome shotgun sequence genomic stretch:
- the LOC115732928 gene encoding adrenodoxin-like protein 2, mitochondrial → MAISTLQKLSTRVHRLPSLSSFRPILAKSSATLSHPPSSSAKVSDRIVKLFAIDVDGYKREIVGLAGHTLLKALTNSGLIDPASHRLEEIDACSAECEVNIAQEWLERLPPRSYDEEYVLKRNSRARVLNKHSRLGCQVVLTKDLQGMVVAVPEPKPWDIP, encoded by the coding sequence ATGGCGATTTCGACTCTCCAAAAGCTCTCCACCAGAGTCCACCGCCTTccgtctctctcctccttcaggCCCATCCTCGCCAAGTCCTCCGCCACCTTGTCCcaccctccctcctcctccgcgaAAGTCTCCGATCGCATCGTCAAGCTCTTCGCAATCGACGTCGACGGCTATAAGCGTGAGATCGTCGGCCTCGCCGGTCACACCCTCTTGAAGGCCCTGACCAACAGCGGTCTCATCGACCCGGCGTCGCACCGGCTGGAGGAGATCGACGCTTGCTCCGCGGAGTGCGAGGTCAACATCGCGCAGGAATGGCTTGAGCGGCTCCCTCCGAGGAGCTACGACGAGGAGTACGTGCTGAAGAGGAACTCGAGAGCTAGGGTTTTGAACAAGCATTCGAGGTTGGGGTGCCAGGTGGTGCTCACGAAGGATCTCCAAGGTATGGTCGTCGCCGTTCCCGAGCCTAAGCCCTGGGATATCCCGTAA
- the LOC115753316 gene encoding linoleate 9S-lipoxygenase 6-like — MSTTKKKSLPLTLRITKCVNSVHSKMTDRLIMREAVPSRHYMINGEIVVVADPGHSGPGKSASVQLCSCTKVDPDTGKGKLSKKAILRHVKTTKDKGLNITVYSVKFKVEAEFGIPGAFLITNEHKHKFFLQAATFEVSSVEIIHFDCQTWVFPIRRTKTDRIFFSNTCYLPNQTPAAMVELRREELHSLRGDGTGERKEWERIYEYDHYDDLGNADQGHEHARPILGGNQAHPYPRRIRTGCTCSDNGMILVCFPSFVPRIWQPLFDLDIFVPPDEQLHPKKLLELLSNSIQSAVHFIVQETKSLIKEDSGSFDSFNEILEVFSGNQGQHAEKVPDVVRKMAPNKQLKRMIRANKTNQAKFPLPQIIAEDKWAWKDDGEFAQQMIAGINPATIQRLQEFPPYSKIGQRSSIEAAHIAHNLDGLTIEQAMSQHKTFILDHHNYLMSFLNRINTKGICAYASWTLLFSSRDGTLKPVAIELSLPGSSSSVEVHRVFVPASQGTEAALWQRAKTQVMANDSAHHQLICHWLHTHAVVEPFIIASRRQLSVMHPIHQLLRPHFRDTMHINALFRLILINSGGVLEKTLFTREVSVELSSKLYKEWGFDEQGLPSDLLKRYSFLTDNS; from the exons ATGAGCACAACCAAAAAGAAATCGCTTCCCTTGACTCTTCGCATCACGAAGTGCGTGAACTCCGTTCACAGCAAAATGACTGACCGTTTGATTATGAGAGAGGCTGTTCCCTCCAGACACTACATGATCAATGGAGAAATTGTCGTTGTGGCGGATCCAGGGCATTCAGGCCCCGGTAAATCAGCTTCCGTTCAACTTTGCAGCTGCACCAAGGTTGACCCGG ATACTGGCAAAGGGAAGTTGAGCAAGAAAGCAATTCTCAGGCATGTAAAGACTACGAAAGACAAAGGGCTCAACATCACAGTGTACAGTGTGAAGTTCAAAGTGGAAGCAGAATTTGGAATTCCAGGAGCTTTCCTCATAACCAATGAGCACAAGCATAAATTCTTCCTCCAGGCTGCCACCTTCGAGGTCTCAAGTGTCGAGATCATCCACTTTGACTGCCAAACATGGGTATTTCCCATTAGAAGAACAAAGACGGACAGAATTTTCTTCTCCAATACT TGTTATCTTCCAAACCAAACACCAGCAGCTATGGTAGAACTGAGAAGAGAGGAACTTCATAGCTTGAGGGGAGATGGTACGGGAGAGAGGAAGGAGTGGGAGAGGATATATGAATACGATCACTATGATGACCTTGGTAATGCTGACCAAGGTCACGAACATGCAAGACCCATCTTAGGTGGGAACCAAGCACATCCTTATCCTCGTAGGATTCGAACAGGATGCACTTGTAGCGATAATGGTATGATCCTGGTCTGTTTTCCTTCATTTGTGCCAAGAATCTGGCAACCGCTTT TCGACTTAGATATATTTGTTCCTCCTGACGAGCAACTTCACCCAAAGAAGTTACTCGAGCTGCTATCAAATTCTATCCAGTCAGCGGTACATTTTATTGTACAAGAGACGAAATCCTTAATCAAAGAGGATTCAGGTAGTTTTGACTCATTCAATGAGATACTTGAAGTGTTTTCTGGCAATCAAGGACAACATGCGGAGAAAGTTCCTGATGTAGTTAGGAAGATGGCACCCAATAAGCAACTTAAAAGAATGATTCGAGCCAataaaacaaatcaagcaaaattCCCACTACCTCAGATAATAGCAG AGGACAAATGGGCCTGGAAAGATGATGGCGAGTTCGCCCAGCAAATGATTGCAGGAATAAATCCAGCAACAATTCAAAGGTTGCAG GAATTCCCACCATATAGCAAAATTGGACAGAGAAGTTCAATCGAGGCCGCCCATATCGCCCATAACCTTGATGGCCTGACTATTGAGCAGGCTATGAGTCAACATAAGACATTCATCCTGGATCATCACAATTATCTTATGTCGTTCCTCAACAGAATAAACACAAAGGGCATTTGTGCTTATGCATCTTGGACATTATTATTCTCTAGTAGGGATGGGACGCTAAAACCGGTGGCAATAGAACTGAGCTTGCCTGGCTCATCAAGCAGCGTGGAGGTCCACAGGGTATTCGTTCCAGCAAGCCAAGGCACTGAAGCAGCATTATGGCAGCGTGCTAAGACCCAAGTCATGGCAAATGATTCTGCGCATCATCAACTAATCTGTCATTG GTTGCATACCCATGCCGTAGTCGAGCCGTTCATTATTGCTAGTAGAAGACAATTGAGCGTGATGCACCCGATCCACCAGCTATTACGTCCACACTTCAGGGACACCATGCACATAAATGCACTCTTTAGGCTTATCCTCATAAACTCCGGAGGAGTCCTGGAGAAGACACTTTTCACCCGAGAAGTGTCCGTGGAGTTGTCATCCAAGCTCTACAAAGAGTGGGGATTTGACGAACAAGGCCTCCCTTCAGACTTATTGAAAAGGTACTCTTTCCTTACTGATAATTCTTAG
- the LOC115753312 gene encoding DExH-box ATP-dependent RNA helicase DExH12-like has translation MARLGGGAEAHARFKQYEYRANSSMVLTTDTRPRETDEPTGEPESLWGKIDPRRFGDRAYRGRPLELDEKLQKAKRKEERDSLSELVPRQAKRRRLREDSVLTSTEEGVYQPKTKETRAAYEAMLSVIQQQLGGQPLNIVCGAADEILAVLKNDTFKNPDKKKEIEKLLNRIPNPVFDQLVSIGRLITDYQDASDAAGSAVANEDEDDVGVAVEFEENEDDDEESDLDMVQEDEDVAEPNSSSVMQMGAGIDDDDMQERREGMSLNVQDIDAHWLRRKISQAYEQQIDPQQCKKLAEEVLKILAEGDAREVETKLLLHPQFFLFLIKFLLWNRLKIVWCTRLARAEDQGDRKKIEEEMMGLGPELAAIVEQLHATRATAKERQKNLEKSIREEARRLKDESAGDEDTGRRGVVDRDAEGSWLKGQRQLLDLDSLAFEQGGLLMANRRTDLPVGSFKHLSKGYEEVHVPVLKAKPDPNEKLVKISALPDWAQPAFKGMQQLNRVQSKVYETALFSAENILLCAPTGAGKTNVAVLTILQQIALNRNPDGSFNHGSYKIVYVAPMKALVAEVVGNLSNRLQEYDIKVRELSGDQSLTRQQIEETQIIVTTPEKWDIITRKSGDRTYTQLVKLLIIDEIHLLHDNRGPVLESIVARTVRQIETTKEHIRLVGLSATLPNHEDVALFLHADVNKGLFYFDNSYRPVPLSQQYIGITVRKPLQRFQLMNDLCYEKVVAAAGKHQVLIFVHSRKETAKTARAIRVSALANDTLGRFLKEDGVSREILQSHTDIVESNDLKDLLPYGFAIHHAGMARADRQLVEDLFTDGHVQVLVSTATLAWGVNLPAHTVIIKGTQIYNPEKGAWTELSPLDVMQMLGRAGRPQYDTCGEGIIITGHSELQYYLSLMNQQLPIESQFVSKLADQLNAEIVLGTVQTAREACNWIGYTYLYIRMLRNPTLYGLAPDVLTNDIMLEERRADLIHTAASILDRNNLIKYDRKSGYFQVTDLGRIASYYYITHGTISTYNEHLKPTMGDIELCWLFSLSEEFKYVTVRQDEKMELVKLLDRVPIPVKESLEEPSAKISVLLQAYISQLKLEGLSLTSVMVFITQSAGRLLRALFEIVLKRGWAQLAEKALNLCKMVSRRMWSVRTPLRQFAGIPNEILSKLEKKDLAWERYYDLSSQELGELIRAPKQGRMLHKFIHQFPKLNIAAHVLPITRSVLRVELTITPDFQWEDEVHGYVEPFWVIVEDNDGKYILHHEYFMLKKQYIDEDHTLNFTVPIYEPLPAQYFIRVVSDRWLGSQTVLPVSFRHLVLPEKYPPPTELLDLQPLPVTALRNPSYEALYKDFKNFNPVQTQVFTMLYNTDDNVLVAAPTGSGKTICAEFAILRNHQKGPDSIMRVVYIAPMEALAKERFRDWNSKFGRDGLGMKVVELTGETATDLKLLEKGQIIISTPEKWDALSRKWKQRKHVQQVSLFIIDELHLIGGQGGPVLEVAVSRMRYIATLENKIRIVALSTSLANAKDLGEWIGATSHGLFNFPPNVRPAPLEIHIQGVDIANFEVRMQAMTKPTYTAIVQHAKNGKPALVFVPTRKHVRLTAVDLMTYSSAESGENPAFLLCSFEDVETFIDSISEEMLRTTLRHGVGYLHEGLSSLDQQVVTKLFEAGRIQVCVMSSSMCWGVPLSAYLVVVMGTQYCDGRENAHTDYPVTDLLQMMGRASRPLIDNAGKCVILCHAPRNEYYKKFLYEAFPVESHLQHFLHDNLNSEIVAGVIENKQDAVDYLTWTFMYRRLTQNPNYYNIQGVSHRHLSDHLSKLVENTLNDLEASKCVLVEDDMDLSPLNLGMIASYYYISYTTIERFSTSLTSKTKIKGLLEILSSASEYAQLPMRPGEEDAVRRLIHHQRFSLENPKATDPHVKANALLQAHFSRQPVGGNLALDQREVLLSASRLLQAMVDVISSSGWLSLALLAMEVSQMVTQGMWERDSMLLQLPHFTKDLAKKCQENPGKGIETLFDLLEMEDMERQELLQMSDSQLLDIARFCNRFPNINLTYEVLNDDSVGAGDDITLQVTLERDMEGRTEVGPVDAPRNPKAKEEGWWLVVGDLKTNQLLAIKRVSLQRKSKVKLEFTAPPEAGKSCSLYFMCDSYLGCDQEYNFTVNVSEPMAADEE, from the exons ATGGCGCGTCTGGGGGGAGGTGCCGAGGCGCACGCTCGCTTCAAGCAGTACGAGTACAGGGCTAACTCGAGTATGGTCTTGACGACCGATACGCGGCCCCGCGAGACCGATGAGCCCACCGGCGAGCCCGAGTCTCTGTGGGGGAAGATCGATCCTAGGAGGTTCGGCGACCGGGCGTACCGAGGCAGGCCCCTGGAGCTCGATGAGAAGCTCCAGAAGgcgaagaggaaggaggagcgGGACTCGCTCTCGGAGCTCGTCCCTAGGCAGGCCAAGAGGCGCCGGCTTCGAGAGGATAGTGTGTTGACCTCTACGGAAGAAGGGGTTTACCAGCCCAAGACGAAGGAGACTAGGGCTGCATACGAGGCGATGCTCAGTGTTATTCAGCAGCAGTTGGGTGGGCAGCCATTGAATATAGTTTGTGGTGcagcagatgaaattttggccGTGTTGAAGAACGATACGTTCAAGAATCCTGATAAGAAGAAGGAGATTGAGAAGTTGTTGAACCGTATTCCAAACCCTGTTTTTGATCAGCTCGTTTCAATTGGGAGGCTTATTACTGATTATCAAGATGCGAGTGATGCGGCTGGGTCTGCTGTGGCtaatgaggatgaagatgatgtggGTGTTGCAGTTGAGTTCGAAGAGAATGAAGATGACGACGAGGAGAGTGATCTCGATATGGTCCAGGAGGATGAAGATGTTGCAGAACCAAACAGTTCTTCGGTCATGCAGATGGGTGCCGGaatagatgatgatgatatgcAGGAACGTCGTGAGGGCATGAGCTTGAATGTTCAGGACATTGATGCTCATTGGCTTCGAAGAAAGATTTCTCAGGCTTATGAACAGCAGATTGATCCCCAGCAGTGTAAGAAGCTTGCAGAGGAGGTGCTGAAGATACTTGCTGAAGGGGATGCTAGGGAGGTTGAGACTAAGCTATTGTTGCATCCtcagttttttttatt CCTCATTAAGTTTTTACTGTGGAATAGGTTGAAGATCGTCTGGTGCACCCGTTTGGCTAGGGCTGAAGACCAAGGTGACCGGaagaagattgaagaagaaatgatggGTTTGGGACCGGAGTTGGCTGCAATAGTGGAACAGTTGCATGCCACAAGAGCCACTGCAAAAGAGaggcaaaagaatttggagaagaGTATTAGGGAAGAGGCTCGTCGTTTGAAGGATGAGAGTGCTGGAGATGAAGATACAGGTCGGAGAGGTGTGGTTGATAGGGATGCGGAAGGTAGTTGGTTAAAGGGACAGCGTCAGTTACTCGATCTTGACAGCCTCGCTTTTGAGCAAGGTGGCCTTTTAATGGCAAATAGAAGGACCGATCTTCCTGTCGGCTCTTTCAAGCATCTCAGCAAAGGATATGAGGAAGTTCATGTGCCAGTTTTGAAAGCTAAACCAGATCCCAATGAGAAGCTTGTCAAAATATCTGCCTTGCCTGATTGGGCACAACCTGCTTTCAAAGGGATGCAACAGCTGAACCGTGTTCAAAGCAAAGTCTACGAGACTGCTCTTTTTAGTGCAGAGAACATCCTCTTGTGTGCTCCTACTGGAGCTGGGAAAACTAATGTAGCCGTGCTGACCATACTCCAGCAAATCGCTTTGAACAGGAATCCAGACGGATCATTTAATCACGGCAGCTATAAGATTGTTTATGTGGCACCTATGAAAGCACTTGTTGCTGAAGTTGTTGGAAATCTGTCTAACCGTTTGCAAGAGTATGATATCAAGGTGAGGGAGTTGAGCGGTGACCAATCATTGACTCGTCAGCAAATCGAAGAGACTCAGATCATCGTCACGACCCCTGAGAAGTGGGATATCATTACTCGAAAATCGGGAGATCGTACCTACACGCAGCTCGTGAAGCTTCTGATCATTGATGAGATTCATCTCCTCCATGATAATAGAGGACCCGTACTTGAGAGCATTGTTGCCAGAACTGTCAGACAAATTGAAACCACAAAAGAGCACATTCGATTGGTGGGATTGTCAGCTACATTGCCCAATCATGAGGATGTTGCGTTGTTCTTGCACGCAGATGTTAACAAGGGActattttattttgataataGTTATAGACCTGTCCCTCTTTCCCAGCAGTATATCGGAATAACAGTCAGGAAGCCGCTGCAGAGGTTTCAGTTGATGAATGACTTGTGCTATGAAAAGGTAGTGGCTGCGGCAGGAAAGCATCAAGTTCTTATTTTTGTCCACTCCAGGAAGGAAACAGCCAAAACTGCTCGAGCTATAAGAGTTTCTGCACTCGCTAATGATACTCTTGGTAGATTTTTGAAAGAGGATGGTGTGAGCCGCGAAATTCTACAAAGTCACACTGACATCGTCGAGAGCAATGATCTTAAGGACCTCCTGCCTTACGGTTTTGCCATTCATCATGCTGGCATGGCGAGGGCTGATAGGCAACTTGTTGAGGATCTCTTCACTGATGGTCATgttcaggttttggtttcaacaGCAACTCTTGCGTGGGGTGTCAACTTACCTGCACACACTGTGATCATAAAGGGAACACAGATATACAATCCAGAAAAGGGAGCATGGACCGAATTGAGTCCGCTGGACGTTATGCAGATGCTGGGTCGAGCAGGACGACCTCAGTACGATACCTGTGGTGAAGGAATAATCATCACTGGCCATAGTGAACTACAATACTATCTGTCTTTGATGAATCAGCAGCTACCTATAGAAAGCCAGTTCGTCTCCAAATTGGCCGATCAGTTGAATGCTGAAATTGTTCTTGGGACTGTTCAGACTGCTAGAGAAGCATGCAACTGGATTGGCTACACATACTTGTATATCCGTATGCTGCGGAATCCTACACTATATGGTCTAGCGCCAGATGTTCTGACTAATGATATTATGCTGGAGGAGAGAAGGGCTGATTTG ATTCATACTGCTGCTAGCATCCTGGATAGGAATAATTTGATCAAGTATGATAGGAAAAGCGGATACTTCCAGGTTACTGATTTGGGTCGCATAGCTAGTTACTATTACATAACGCATGGGACAATATCCACGTATAATGAACACTTGAAGCCGACAATGGGGGATATTGAGTTATGTTGGTTGTTCTCACTGAGTGAAGAATTTAAGTATGTGACAGTGAGACAAGATGAGAAGATGGAGCTAGTGAAGCTTTTGGATCGAGTTCCCATACCTGTGAAAGAAAGTCTGGAGGAGCCTAGTGCCAAGATCAGTGTGTTGCTTCAAGCATATATTTCTCAGCTAAAGCTTGAAGGACTTTCATTGACTTCAGTTATGGTTTTCATAACTCAG agTGCTGGACGTCTTCTGCGAGCTCTTTTTGAGATTGTCCTTAAAAGGGGATGGGCCCAGTTGGCTGAGAAGGCTCTGAACCTCTGCAAAATGGTCAGCAGGAGGATGTGGAGTGTCCGAACACCACTTCGTCAATTTGCTGGGATTCCTAATGAGATTCTTTCAAAGTTGGAGAAGAAGGATTTAGCCTGGGAAAGGTACTATGACCTCTCTTCGCAAGAGTTAGGAGAGCTAATTCGTGCACCAAAGCAGGGAAGAATGTTGCATAAATTTATCCACCAATTCCCAAAATTGAACATTGCAGCACATGTTCTGCCAATTACTCGATCTGTCTTGAGGGTTGAACTCACAATTACCCCAGACTTTCAGTGGGAGGACGAAGTTCATGGGTATGTGGAACCATTTTGGGTGATTGTGGAGGACAATGATGGCAAATACATTCTTCATCATGAATACTTTATGCTGAAGAAGCAGTACATTGATGAAGACCACACTCTGAATTTCACGGTTCCAATCTATGAACCATTGCCAGCTCAGTACTTCATTCGTGTTGTATCAGATAGGTGGCTTGGGTCACAAACTGTTTTGCCTGTTTCCTTCAGGCATCTTGTTTTACCGGAAAAGTATCCTCCACCAACAGAGTTACTGGACTTACAACCACTGCCTGTGACTGCTTTAAGAAACCCGTCGTATGAAGCCCTGTATAAGGACTTCAAGAATTTCAATCCCGTTCAAACTCAGGTCTTCACCATGCTCTACAACACAGATGACAATGTCCTTGTTGCTGCTCCAACTGGGAGTGGAAAGACCATATGTGCAGAGTTTGCTATCTTAAGAAATCACCAGAAAGGACCTGATAGTATCATGCGTGTTGTTTATATTGCTCCTATGGAAGCTCTGGCCAAGGAACGCTTCCGAGATTGGAATAGCAAGTTTGGGAGGGATGGTCTTGGGATGAAGGTGGTTGAACTAACTGGGGAAACTGCAACAGACTTGAAATTGCTTGAGAAGGGCCAGATTATCATCAGCACTCCAGAGAAGTGGGATGCCTTATCTCGTAAATGGAAGCAGCGGAAGCATGTTCAACAGGTTAGTCTTTTTATAATTGACGAACTCCACTTGATTGGGGGTCAAGGTGGTCCGGTATTGGAGGTGGCCGTCTCCAGGATGAGATATATAGCAACTCTGGAGAACAAGATTCGAATTGTGGCTCTATCTACTTCACTCGCAAATGCAAAGGATCTTGGTGAATGGATTGGCGCCACTTCCCATGGTCTTTTCAACTTCCCGCCCAATGTCCGCCCTGCTCCCTTGGAGATTCACATCCAAGGAGTGGACATTGCTAATTTTGAGGTAAGGATGCAAGCAATGACGAAACCGACATACACAGCAATTGTACAGCATGCCAAGAATGGGAAGCCTGCTCTTGTGTTTGTTCCCACGAGAAAGCATGTCCGACTTACTGCGGTGGACTTGATGACTTATTCGAGTGCAGAAAGTGGGGAGAATCCTGCATTTTTACTATGCTCCTTTGAAGATGTGGAGACTTTTATCGACAGCATTAGTGAAGAAATGTTGAGGACCACCTTGCGACATGGGGTTGGCTATTTGCACGAGGGGTTGTCTAGTCTTGACCAACAGGTGGTCACAAAGCTCTTTGAAGCTGGTCGTATTCAGGTTTGTGTCATGAGCAGCTCCATGTGTTGGGGAGTGCCCTTATCAGCGTACTTGGTAGTGGTCATGGGAACACAATACTGTGATGGGCGGGAGAACGCACACACAGATTACCCTGTCACAGATCTTTTGCAGATGATGGGTCGTGCTAGCCGGCCATTGATAGATAATGCCGGAAAATGTGTTATCCTTTGCCATGCGCCTCGGAATGAGTACTACAAGAAATTCTTGTACGAGGCTTTCCCTGTGGAGAGCCATTTGCAGCACTTCCTGCACGATAATCTGAACTCAGAAATTGTTGCTGGAGTTATTGAGAACAAGCAGGATGCTGTGGATTACCTGACTTGGACTTTCATGTACAGGAGGCTGACGCAAAACCCAAATTACTACAATATACAGGGGGTGAGCCATAGGCATCTGTCCGATCACCTCTCCAAGCTTGTGGAGAATACTTTGAACGACCTGGAAGCTAGTAAATGTGTCCTTGTTGAGGATGATATGGACCTTTCTCCTTTAAATCTTGGCATGATTGCATCATACTACTATATCAGTTATACTACAATTGAACGGTTCAGTACTTCCTTGACTTCTAAAACAAAGATAAAGGGTCTTCTGGAGATTCTGTCTTCAGCTTCAGAATATGCACAACTTCCCATGCGACCGGGAGAGGAGGATGCTGTTCGGAGGCTTATTCACCACCAGAGGTTTTCCTTGGAAAATCCCAAAGCCACGGACCCACACGTGAAGGCCAATGCTTTGCTTCAGGCCCACTTCTCGAGGCAGCCCGTGGGTGGCAATTTGGCGTTGGATCAACGGGAGGTCCTCCTTTCTGCTAGCAGGTTGCTTCAGGCGATGGTGGATGTTATATCAAGTAGTGGGTGGCTGAGCCTTGCGCTTCTTGCGATGGAAGTAAGCCAGATGGTGACACAAGGCATGTGGGAGCGCGATTCGATGCTTCTACAGCTCCCGCATTTCACCAAGGATCTGGCCAAGAAATGCCAGGAGAACCCCGGGAAGGGTATAGAGACTCTGTTTGATCTGCTGGAAATGGAGGATATGGAGAGGCAAGAGCTACTGCAGATGTCGGACTCCCAGCTGCTGGACATCGCAAGGTTTTGCAACCGTTTCCCCAACATCAACCTCACCTATGAGGTACTCAATGACGACAGTGTCGGTGCCGGGGACGACATAACGCTGCAAGTGACGCTTGAACGGGACATGGAGGGGAGAACTGAGGTGGGCCCAGTCGATGCCCCTAGGAATCCCAAAGCCAAGGAAGAAGGGTGGTGGCTCGTCGTCGGCGACCTGAAGACCAACCAGTTGCTTGCCATCAAGAGGGTGTCTCTTCAGAGGAAGTCCAAGGTTAAGCTTGAATTCACCGCTCCTCCAGAAGCCGGAAAGTCATGCAGCCTGTACTTCATGTGCGACTCGTACCTGGGCTGCGACCAGGAGTACAATTTCACGGTCAACGTCAGTGAACCTATGGCTGCTGATGAAGAGTGA